A part of Numenius arquata chromosome 2, bNumArq3.hap1.1, whole genome shotgun sequence genomic DNA contains:
- the LGALS1 gene encoding galectin-1 encodes MSCGPVCTNLGLKPGQRLTVKGKIAPNAKSFVMNLGKDASHLGLHFNPRFDAHGDVNTIVCNSKKVEEWGAEHRETVFPFQKGGAAEITFGVNQNDVTVHLPGHQFTFPNRLGLAVFDYFDTQGDFTLQSLSWE; translated from the exons atGTCTTGT GGACCAGTATGCACCAACTTGGGTCTCAAGCCTGGCCAGCGCCTCACTGTCAAGGGAAAAATTGCACCAAATGCCAAGAG ctttgTGATGAATCTGGGGAAGGATGCTTCCCACCTTGGGCTTCACTTCAACCCCCGTTTTGATGCTCATGGTGATGTGAACACCATTGTGTGCAACTCAAAGAAGGTGGAAGAGTGGGGTGCAGAGCACAGGGAGACTGTCTTCCCTTTCCAGAAGGGTGGCGCAGCAGAG ATCACATTCGGCGTCAACCAAAATGATGTGACAGTTCACCTGCCGGGCCACCAGTTCACATTCCCAAACCGGCTTGGTCTTGCTGTCTTTGACTACTTTGACACACAAGGGGACttcacactccagtccctcagcTGGGAATAA